The Triticum aestivum cultivar Chinese Spring chromosome 7B, IWGSC CS RefSeq v2.1, whole genome shotgun sequence genome window below encodes:
- the LOC123156433 gene encoding uncharacterized protein gives MDSGGNKSGAAAGGGDGACSGGHLCHLCGYKYASAHPSAKQRRAHRKNCGVGGGGGGGKSPPTAAAAAAASAEVEEEREGKKSVLGVDVGGEGNGAPASDSGGVLPGSAEDVGNAVDDDDTGVHSSPNSARVHVIINDVTSEGPPKANGTDVQTEVDLPHFQDLYPSESHCSGDQHQDAPASHCQSEPEDGARFSPDFSADETSKSNAVSLASDAASGEFSAQTIATAGSPDGIAVTENDCMINTIEEDKTSEAKSVKGNEIDSSYQEKLQTKIVEGHSPATVEEDLYVNNLGVVPGEQNPSEDTESKDESGVIEPNPVEQVCAIKEPVDVLGNKEPSTDNNVHTDDTSSDDLSQLASGGCHLEAADVVETQQQIDSTSVVADQLTNSKQTCLEEGSSNPGADEVIQAVSSATESPVDSLVEEVISARSASDVTKKDTSEVTTEDDKQNNSSHTSDVISMPSQIDPIEPSLDPTQEISMSSKHDVDVNKQIENVSVDLTSRETNNVCSTDNIEETKQNEEISAEESTLKTSILQSASSVEEKEQIEEVIAGPASDNINVISSRDIIVQKEQSDVHVGTVHEINVVDIPAIVELEKHVEESTADLPAIVELEKHGEETTADPTARMTNITDKVEEKKQDEEITPDPAPHAINVIHEDNTQNEDMTEIPSSHESVLDDADIVKEKGEETMSEPTSHNTDAVSIVDAIEGKKEKEEVTPESTLDASLVHTIDNVKGKESEEPTSDLTSVDAGGNAGTILVADSSSHMNSTPQGTNDSKEEDRDEKAAVDHARTDAVEEKKQKEETAAETNTKDSANDHPNEEITDKEMTIDSDKSHVSLKSLLSEKGIEFEVKEKKVSTKDRMLSFRRRSSKDNPSPAKPGSEQQDWNSPARLPAEKSPKGKKQQWMPFICCHSMN, from the exons ATGGACAGCGGCGGCAACAAGAGCGGCGCTGCTGCCG ggggAGGGGACGGCGCGTGCAGCGGCGGCCACCTGTGCCACCTGTGCGGGTACAAGTACGCGAGCGCGCACCCCAGCGCCAAGCAGCGGCGTGCGCACCGCAAGAActgcggcgttggcggcggcggcggcggcggcaagtcgccgcccaccgccgccgccgccgccgccgccagtgcGGAGGTGGAGGAAGAGCGCGAAGGAAAGAAGTCGGTGCTAG GTGTGGATGTCGGAGGAGAGGGAAATGGGGCGCCTGCTTCGGATTCTGGCGGCGTTTTGCCCGGATCTGCGGAGGATGTTGGGAATGCAGTAGATGACGACGACACTGGAG TGCACTCTTCCCCTAATAGTGCCAGAGTTCACGTCATTATCAATGATGTCACTTCTGAAGGGCCTCCTAAAGCTAATGGAACTGACGTTCAAACTGAAGTTGATCTGCCGCATTTTCAAGATTTGTATCCGTCTGAATCACATTGTAGTGGTGATCAGCATCAGGATGCCCCCGCTTCCCATTGTCAATCAGAGCCTGAAGATGGTGCAAGATTCAGTCCAGACTTCTCTGCAGATGAAACAAGCAAGTCAAATGCTGTGTCCCTGGCATCAGATGCTGCTTCAGGTGAATTTTCTGCACAAACAATTGCTACAGCTGGTAGCCCTGATGGTATTGCCGTTACTGAAAACGATTGTATGATCAACACCATTGAAGAAGACAAAACTAGTGAGGCCAAGTCGGTAAAAGGTAATGAGATTGATTCGTCCTATCAAGAGAAGCTGCAAACTAAAATTGTTGAGGGGCATAGTCCTGCTACAGTGGAGGAAGATCTATATGTCAACAACTTAGGTGTGGTTCCCGGAGAGCAAAACCCCAGTGAAGACACTGAATCCAAGGACGAAAGCGGGGTTATCGAACCTAACCCAGTTGAGCAAGTCTGTGCCATCAAGGAACCTGTTGATGTACTTGGGAATAAGGAGCCTTCTACTGATAATAATGTCCACACAGATGATACCAGTAGTGATGATTTATCTCAACTTGCTTCTGGTGGTTGTCATTTGGAGGCAGCAGATGTTGTCGAAACACAGCAGCAAATTGATTCTACTTCTGTGGTAGCAGATCAGCTGACAAATTCCAAACAGACATGCCTTGAAGAAGGGTCAAGCAATCCTGGTGCAG ATGAGGTTATCCAAGCTGTATCAAGTGCAACAGAGTCTCCTGTGGATAGTCTAGTTGAGGAGGTCATATCAGCTCGCAGTGCTTCTGATGTTACAAAGAAAGATACCTCCGAGGTGACAACAGAAGATGACAAACAGAATAATTCTAGCCATACAAGTGATGTCATTTCCATGCCATCTCAAATTGACCCAATAGAGCCTAGCTTAGACCCTACTCAGGAGATCAGTATGAGTAGCAAGCATGATGTTGACGTGAATAAACAAATTGAGAACGTAAGTGTGGACCTTACCTCCCGTGAGACTAACAATGTATGCAGTACGGATAACATTGAAGAGACTAAGCAGAATGAAGAAATTAGTGCAGAAGAGAGTACTCTGAAGACCAGCATATTACAGAGTGCAAGTAGTGTTGAGGAAAAAGAACAGATTGAAGAGGTGATAGCAGGTCCTGCTTCTGATAATATCAATGTGATAAGCAGCAGAGACATAATTGTGCAAAAGGAACAGAGTGATGTCCATGTGGGAACTGTTCATGAGATAAATGTGGTGGATATCCCAGCTATAGTTGAATTAGAGAAGCACGTGGAAGAAAGTACCGCAGACCTCCCAGCTATAGTTGAATTAGAGAAGCACGGTGAAGAAACTACCGCAGACCCTACTGCTCGGATGACGAACATTACAgataaagttgaagaaaagaagcAAGATGAAGAAATTACGCCAGATCCTGCTCCTCATGCTATCAATGTGATACACGAAGACAATACGCAGAATGAAGACATGACAGAGATCCCTAGTTCTCACGAAAGTGTACTTGACGACGCAGATATTGTTAAAGAGAAGGGTGAAGAAACTATGTCAGAGCCAACCTCTCACAACACTGATGCGGTAAGCATCGTTGATGCCATTGAAGGAAAGAAGGAGAAAGAAGAGGTAACTCCAGAATCTACTCTTGATGCTAGCTTGGTCCACACCATTGACAATGTCAAAGGAAAGGAGAGTGAAGAGCCTACTTCGGACCTTACATCCGTCGATGCGGGAGGCAATGCAGGTACTATCCTTGTCGCAGACTCTAGTTCTCACATGAACAGCACGCCACAGGGCACAAATGATAGCAAAGAAGAGGACCGGGATGAAAAGGCTGCTGTGGACCATGCTCGGACCGATGCTGTTGAAGAAAAGAAGCAGAAGGAAGAGACTGCAGCAGAGACCAACACCAAGGATAGCGCAAATGACCATCCGAATGAAGAGATCACAGACAAGGAAATGACAATAGATTCAGATAAGAGCCATGTGTCCCTGAAGTCCCTTCTCTCCGAGAAAGGCATTGAATTTGAAGTTAAAGAAAAGAAGGTGAGCACCAAGGACAGAATGCTGTCGTTCAGGCGCCGATCGTCGAAGGACAACCCTTCGCCTGCCAAGCCAGGTTCCGAGCAGCAAGACTGGAACTCTCCGGCCAGGTTACCGGCGGAGAAGTCGCCGAAAGGGAAGAAGCAGCAGTGGATGCCGTTTATTTGCTGCCACTCCATGAACTGA